In Euzebya sp., the sequence AACGCCGTCAGCCGGGTCGCGCAGCTGCTCGCCGTCGCGCTCCTGCCGGTCCTCGCCGGGCTCTCGGGCACCGCGGGGGGTCAGGTGGGTGCGGCGACGTTCGCGGCCGGCTTCTCCCGGGCGATGCTGATGGCGGCCGCGCTGGCCGGCGCGGGTGCGGTGCTCGCCTGGGTGACGATCCGCGACGACGTCCTCGAGGCCGGCGGCGGACCGGTCGAGGACGCTGGCGCCGACGGCCCTGCAGCCCCCGGTGACGCGGCCCCCGGTGACGCGGCGGCGCGGTGGCACTGCGCGGTCGAGTCGGCCCCGCTCACGCCCCGCCGGGGGGACTGCGCCGACGGCTGACCCCGCCGGGGTGGGCTCAGCGGCGGGTCAGGACCCGGACGGCGAGGAGGATCACGACGACGACGAGCGCGGCGCTGATGAGCCACTTCAGGATCCCCGCGATCGTCGTGATCACCAGGTAGCCGACGACCAGGACCACCGCCAGGAACAGCAGGCCGCCGACGGGGCCGGCGCCGCGTGGCTCAGAGCTCATGGCGCCACCCTACGCCCGGTCGCGCCGAGCGCCCACGGGGGTTCCCCGGATCGGTCACGCCCCGGGGTCGGCGGTCGCGTCGGCGATCGCCCGGAGGATCCGGGCGACGGCCTCGGCCCCCGGGTCGCGCACCCCCGCGAGCGCGTCCGCGCCGACGTAGGCCGACCGACCTGCCTTCGCGTCCTCCATCTCGGCGGTGGCGGCCGCGCCGTCCTCCGCGGCGCTCGCCGCCGCCTCGACGTCGCCGCCGTCCAGGGCCTCGGCCGCCGGGATCAACGCGTCGAGCACCGTCCGGTCGCCCTGGGTCGCGCCGCCGTAGCGCTCGACGACCTCGATCCCGCGTGCCACGCCGTCCGCCCAGCTGCCGTCCCCCTCGTCCCCGCCGTCGAGTCCCTGGGCGAGCCCGGAGAAGAACAGCGACGCGAGGACGCCGGCGCTTCCGCCCATCGCGGTGGCCAGGCGTCGGCTGAGCGCCCGCGACAGCCCGATCGGGTCGGCGAGCGGCAGGTCGTCGAGGGACCCGCGGATCGAGCGTGCTGCCGCCGCGAACGTCGCGCCGGTGTCGCCGTCGCCGACCTCGCCGTCGAGGTCGTCGAGCTCGTCACGGGCCTCCTCGAGCGCGTCGCACACCGCCTCGAGCACGCGGCGGACGTCCGGGTCGTCCGACGCCTCCGCGTCCTCCTCGCGCTCGATCGCCGGCACCGCTTCGACGGTCGGCTCGGCGACGGGGACGGGGCGTCGCCACGCCGGCGGGCCGACCGCTGACGTCAACGCCGTGCGCCGGGCGTCGTCGAGGGGCAACAGCGTGGCGCTGAACCCGTTCATGTTGAGCGACGTCATGATCCTGGCGGGGCCGACGACCAGCTCGACGCGGTCACCGAGCGGTCCGGTCAGCAGGTCGTGGGTCAGGATGTCGAGCTCCAGCGGGGGGACGGCGCCGAGGTCGTTCACCACCAGGGCGAGCGGCCGGTCCTCGTCCCCCAGCGCCTCGAGCAGCCGGTCGGCGACCAGCTCGGCGTAGGCCGCGGCCGAGGCGGTGTCGATCCGCTCCACCCCCGGCTCGCCGTGGATGCCGAGGCCCACCTCCGCGACGTCGTCGTCGAACTCCCGCGACCGCCCCGACCCGGGCGGCGTCGAGGTGCTGAGCGCCAGGCCCAGGGTGACCAGGTCGTCGGCCACGTCGCGGGCCGCGTCGGCGACGTCGGCCAGCGACGCACCCTCCTCGGCGAGGTGCCCGGCGACCTTGTGCACCAGCACGGTGCCGGCCAGGCCGCGGGGGTGCTCGGCATCGGGACGCGCGATGTCGTCCCCGACGATGACCACCTCGACGTCGTGTCCCCGCTCGCGGGCCCGCTCGGCGGCCAGCCCGAAGTTCAGGCGGTCACCGGTGTAGTCCTTGACGACGAGCAGGCAGCCGGCCTCGCCGCACACCGCCTCGATGGCGGCGTCGATCGCGTCGACGCTGGGGGAGGCGAACACGTCGCCGCAGACCGCGGCGGTCAACATCCCCTGCCCCACGTAGCCGGCGTGCGCGGGTTCGTGACCGGAGCCGCCGCCGGAGATCACCGCCACCCGGTCGGGGTCCCGGTCGGCGCGGACGACGACCTTGACGTCCGGAAACCCATCCAGGCGAGCCAGGCCCGGCGTGGTCCGGAGCAGCCCGTCGATCCCCTCGGTGACGACGTCGTCGCGGTCGTTGTGGAAGCGTGGCACCCCGTGCTCCTGTTCCTCGGCGCGGCCGCGCGTCGGCCGGACCCCGGACTGCTACCCCGGCCGCCAGGTCCCCACACCGGCGGGGTGCCGGTCTGCGCTCACCCCTCGTCGGCGGTCGGCTCGACGTCGACCAGCGGCGCCTCCATCACGACCGCGTCGCCCTCTGCGACGTGGACCGCCACGACGGTCCCGTCGAAGGGGGCGGTGAGCGGGTGCTCCATCTTCATGGCCTCGACCACCACGAGGGTCTGACCGGCGGTGACGACGTCGCCCACCGCGGCGGTCAGCGCGGCGACCGAGCCGGGCATCGGGGCCACCAGGGTGCCGTCGGCCGCGTGGCTGCCGCGGGTGTGCGCGGCAGCCGCCAGGTCCTCCTCGCGGAGCAGCCAGGCGTCGCCGTCGGCGCCGATCCAGATGTGGTCCTCACGCCCGCCGGCGGTCAGGTCGACGGTGTAGGTCCGCCGCCCCGTCGGCAGGTCGACGGTCAGGTCCACGCCGTCCAGGGTGACCGCCGCCGGCACCGGATCGGCGTCGGCCACGGCGACCTCGGGCCCGTCGGGCCCGATCCGGACGCGGGTGGTGACCCCCTCGCCGCCCGGCGGGACCAGACGCCACGTCGTCCACCCGGGCTCGCCGAGCCGCCAGCCGCCGGGCAGGTCGAACGCGGAGTGCTGCGCCGGCAGGTCAACCCGACGTCGCGCCAGGGTGGCGAGGGCGGCGGCGGCCAGCACGTCGTCGGGGACGGGACCGGGGTCGAGGGCCCCGTCGTCGACCATGTCGGCGATCAGCCCGGTGTGCAGGTCACCGGCCACCACCGCGGGCGCGGCGAGCAGTCGGCGGAGGAACCCCACGTTGGACCCGAAGCCGAACAGGACGGTGCGCTCGAGCGCCGCGGTGAGGCGACCGAGCGCGGTCGCCCGGTCCGGTCCGTGGGCGATGACCTTGGCGAGCATCGGGTCGTAGTCGGCGGTGACGACGCTGCCCGTCGCGATGCCGGCGTCGACCCGGACCCCCTCGAGGTCGTGGGGGATGTCGAGCCGCACCACCCGCCCGCCGGTCGGCAGGAACCCGCTGCTCGGGTCCTCGGCGTAGACCCGCGCCTCCACCGCGTGGCCGCGGGGGACCAGGTCGGCCTGGGCGAACGGGAGCCGTTCGCCGGCGGCGACGCGGACCTGCAGCTCGACGAGGTCGAGGCCGTAGACCGCTTCGGTGACCGGGTGCTCGACCTGCAGCCGGGTGTTCATCTCGAGGAAGAAGAACTCGCTGGCCGTGGCGTCGGTGATGAACTCGACGGTGCCGGCGCCGACGTAGCGGACCTGCTCGGCGATGGCGACCGCGGCGGCGCCCATGGCGGACCGGACGTCGTCGGACAGCGCCACCGACGGGCACTCCTCCACGACCTTCTGGTGGCGACGCTGCAGGGAGCACTCCCGCTCCCCGATCCACACGCAGCTGCCGTGGGCGTCGGCGAGCACCTGCACCTCGATGTGGCGGGGCCGGGTGACGAACCGCTCGAGCATGAGCGTGTCGTCCCCGAAGCCGCCCAGTGCCTCCCGGCGGGCCGCGGCGATCGCGTCCGGCAGCTCGGCGGGGTCGGTCACGACCCGCATGCCCTTCCCGCCGCCACCCGCGGAGGCCTTCACCATGAGCGGGAACCCGACGTCGTCCGCGGCGGCGATCAGGTCCGCGTCGGACATGCCCGGCCGGTGGACGCCCGGGACGACCGGTGCGCCGGCGGCGACCGCCAGGTCCTTCGCGCTGATCTTGTCGCCCATCGCCTCGATCGCGGCGGCCGGCGGGCCGAGGAAGGTGATCCCGGCGTCCTCGAGGGCCCGCGCCAGCGCCGGGCTCTCGGACAGGAACCCGTAGCCCGGGTGGACCGCGTCCGCGCCGGTGGCGCGGCAGGCGTCGACGATCGCGTCGACGTCGAGGTAGGACCGCGCGGCCTGGGCGGGCCCGATGCGGACCGCGTCGTCGGCGGCGCGGACGTGCACCGCGTCGGCGTCGACGTCGCTGAACACCGCGACCGAGCGGATGCCCATCGCGCGGAGGGTCCGGATGACCCGGACGGCGATCTCGCCGCGGTTCGCGACCAGGACGGTGGCGGGGCGAGGGGTGCGGGTCTCCATGTCCGGCTCCATGTCCACCGGAGGCTAGACATACGCTGCACCGCGTGCGGCCCCGCCGGTGCCGCCGGAGGAGGAGCTGTGCAGATCGTCCTGACCGCCGTGACGTCGTCGGCCCTGACCGCCGGCGGGTTCTACCTGCTGTGGCGCCTGGTCCTGGTGCCGGACCTGGAGGCACGCGCCCGGCAGCTCGCCGACGAGGCGACGGCGAAGGCCGCGGCCGACCTGACCGTCGCCGCCGAGGCGCTCGTGCCGACGTTCCGCCAGGCGATCCGCGACGGCATCCAGGACGCGGTGCTGGTCCCGCCGACCGAGCGGCTCGGCCAGACCGCACGCGGCGTGACGACCGCGGGGGTCAACGTGGTGGAGACCAGCCTGCGCCGAATCTTCGGGGTGGCGTCCCGCGAACCGGGCGACCCGGGCGGCGGCCGGGGTTGAGGACGGGGCTGAGGGCGGGGGTCGCTACCGTGCCGGGCCGTCCAGCGACGCGGACAGGTCGCGTGCCCGGTCGGCGTAGGAGCGGCGGGCCTCCTCGGCGAAGGCGCTGAGCTCGGGGCTCAGGTCCGCCGGCGCCGTGGGAGCCACGGGGGCGACGGGGGCCGGCGCGACGGGCCGCGGCGCTGCGGGTCGCTCGGCCTCGCCTGCGCTCCCGTCGACGAGCCGGTTGAGGGACACCGACACGCCGCGGAGGGAGTCCGACGCCTGACGGGTCGTGCCGGCCAGCTCGCGGGACGTCTCGGCGGACGTCGCGACGGAGCGGACCGAGTCGGTGATCGCCGCGGTCTGGTCGGTCACGTAGCCGACCGTCCGGCTGATCTCGTTGGTGGTGATCGACTGCTCCTCCACCGCCGACGCGACGGAGGCCTGCAGGTCGTTGACCTTCTCGATCGTGGCGTGGATGCCGGTGATCGCCTGACCCACCTCGCGGGAGTCGTCCTGGATCCGGGCGATGAGGGAGCGGATCTCGCCGGTGGCGTTGGCGGTCTCGGTGGCGAGGTCCTTGACCTCGTTCGCCACCACGGCGAACCCCTTGCCGGCCTCCCCCGCCCGCGCCGCCTCGATGGTCGCGTTCAGGGCGAGGAGGTTGGTCTGCTCGGCGATGGCGGTGACGACCTCGGCGACCTTGCCGATCTGCGCCGACGACTCGTCGAGGACCTGTACGCGGTCGAGCGCCTCGCCGACCAGGCCGACGGACTCCGTCGAGATGCCGGACACCTCGGTGGTCGACCGGCCGATCTCGGCGATGGAGACACCCATCTCCTCGACGGCGGCGGCGAGGCTCTGCATGTGGCCGCGCAGTTCCTCGGCCCGGGTGGTGCTGTCGCTCGCGAGGTCCGAGGTGCTGACCGCGGTCGCGGCCAGGTCGTCGGAGACGATCGACAGGCTGGCGGTCGCCTCGCGCACCGACGCGGAGTCGGCGGCCACGCGGTCGCTGATGGCCTTGCCGAAGCGCCAGGCGAGGAGGAGGCTGACCAGGACCAGGACCGCCGAGACGATGAGGATGTTGCGGCGGGCGGCCAGCTCGACGTCCCAGGCGCGCTCGTTGAGCGCAGCGACCGCGGGCTCGTAGATCTCTGACTGCAGGACGTCGAGGTCCGCGCGCATCGTCTCGAAGAGCGGCGCGGTCGCGCCGTACGCGGCCACCGCGGACTCGAAGTCGGTCGCGGCGATCACCCCGGCGCCGGCGGCGATCCACTCCTCGCGGTGGGCGAGGTAGTCGTCCCAGACCGCGAGCTCCTGGTCGTTGCCGAACGCGACCTCCTGGTACTCCTCGAACCGGCTCAGGGTCTGGCCGGCGTTCTCCTCGTAGCTCGCGATGATCGGGTCGACGGCCTCGGCGTCCTGGCCGACCACGCCGAGGAGCTGGGTGAGTGCCAGCTGGGCCTGGTAGGCGTCGCGGTCGGTGCTGATCAGCAGCTCCGCCGCGGGCGCCGTGGTCCCGCTCACCGTGGTGAAGGCCTCGCGGACGGGGGCGTCGGCCTGGTACGTGAAGACCATGCCGCCCAGGCCCACGAGGACCAGGAAGCCGCAGACGGCCAGCAGCTGGCGGCGGAGTGAGTGGCGGGCGAGGAGGGAGGTGACGGCGTGCACGGGGGTCGTCCCTTCGGGTGCGCGGCTGCGCACCGCGTGGCTGGGGCTCGGGTCTGCTCCACTGATCGGCGGGACCACGGCCCGGATTAGCCACTCACCTCCCACCCACGGGACTAGACCTGGCCACCACTTCCGGGCGGGGTCCAGATCCCGAACGTCGATCCGTCGGGGTCGACCAGGTAGGCGAAGCGCAGGCCGTCCGGGGTGGACTGGTCCGGGACGGCGACCCTGCCGCCCGCCGCCTCGACCCGGTCGCAGACCGCCGCGACGTCGGGGACCTGGACGAGGAAGACGGCCATGGGCGGCTGGCCGTCGCGGGTCCCGGTGATCCCGCCGCCGACGGGGGCGTCGTCGCCGAGGTCGATCATGGAGTAGCCGGGCATCGAGTCGTCGTAGGACCAGCCGAAGAGGTCACGGTAGAACGACTTCGCGCGGTCCGGGTCGGCGCTGTGGACCTCGAACCAGGTGACGGGGTGTGCGGACATGTGGTGCTCCTTCGCGTGTGTCGGGGGTTGGCGACGCCCACGCTGACCGGCACCGACGACACCCCCCTGTCGGGGTTTCCGGACATCGACGCGCAGTCCCGGACGTGCGGGCCGCGGCGTCCCGCCTCAGGCGAGGGCGGGCTCGGCCACCAGGTCCGGGGGAGCGGGAGCCGGGACGTCGCGCCGGGGCGCCACCTCGCGGGTGAGCACCGCGCCCTCGATGCGGTCGAGGCGGAACGCGCGCACCCCGTCGCGCAGCCGACACCAGCCCGTCAGGTACCAGTGCTCCTCCACCGCGACCACGGCCAGCGGCTCGACCACGCGGTCGGTGACGACCGCGGCCTTGTCCCGGTACCGCAGGCGGACCACGCGACGCTCGATGATGGCCTGCTCGAGGACGCGGGGTGCCCCGCCGACCCGCTCCGGGGTGTGGAACCGCACCAGCCGCGCGCCGAGCTCCCGGGCAGCGGCGGCGTCCTGGGGGCCGAGCGCCCCGAGCACCTTGGTCAGCGCGCTGCGAGCGCTCGCGGGCAGGGGTGTGGCGGGGTCGCCCTGCAGGGCGGCCGCGATCGCGACGGCCTCGGCCGGCGTGAAGTTGACCGGCGGGAGGCTGCGGCTCGCGTCGAGGACGTACCCGCCGGTGCGGCCCGGCTCGGCGTACAACGGCACCCCGCCCTCCTGCAGCGCCAGCAGGTCCCGTTCGATCGTCCGGGTGCTCACCTCGAACCGCCGCGCCAGCCAGGGCGCGGACCGCGGACGCGGGCTGACGGCGCGGAGCTCCTCGACGATGGCGTACAGGCGGTCGGTGCGGTTCATCCGAGCAGGCTCCCACGCGGGTGCGACACGTCGCGCCCGCTACATCCGGAAGATGCCGTAGGACGGGTCGTCGACCGGGGCGTTGGCGCAGGCCGCCAGGGCCAGCCCGAGGACCATCCGCGTGTCCGCGGGGTCGATCACCCCGTCGTCCCACAGGCGGGCGGTGGAGTAGTAGGGGTGGCCCTGGTGCTCGTACTGCTCGCGGATGGGCTGGGTGAACGCCGCCTCCTCCTCTGCGCTCCAGGACTCACCCCGCGCCTCGATCCCGTCGCGACGGACGGTCGCGAGGACGGTCGCCGCCTGCTCGCCGCCCATGACGCTGATGCGGGCGTTGGGCCACATCCACAGGAACCGCGGGCTGTAGGCCCGACCGGACATGCCGTAGTTGCCCGCCCCGAAGGAGCCGCCGACGATCACCGTCAGCTTGGGGACGCTGGCGGTCGCGACGGCCGTCACCATCTTCGCGCCGTCCTTCGCGATGCCCCCGGCCTCGTAGTCGCGGCCGACCATGAAGCCGGTGATGTTCTGCAGGAAGACCAGTGGGGTCCGACGCCGGTCGCACAGCTCGATGAAGTGCGCGGCCTTCAGCGCCGACTCGCGGAACAGGATGCCGTTGTTGGCGACGATCCCGACGGGGTGCCCCATGATGTGGGCGAACCCGGTCACCAGCGTCGTGCCGTAGAGGGCCTTGAACTCGGCGAAGCCGGAGTCGTCGACCACGCGGGCGATGACCTCCCGCACGTCGTAGGGGGTGCGGGTGTCGGGGGGGACGACGCCGTACAGCTGCGCGGGGTCGACGGCGGGCTCGACCGGATCGCGGACCGCCCAGGGGGTCGCCGCGCGCGGGCCGAGGGACGCGACGATCCGCCGGACGATCTGGACGGCGTGGCCGTCGTCGTCCGCCAGGTGGTCGGTCACGCCGCTGGTGCGGCTGTGCAGGTCGCCACCGCCGAGCTCCTCCGCGGTCACCACCTCGCCGGTCGCGGCCTTCACGAGCGGCGGTCCGCCGAGGAAGATGGTCCCCTGCTCGCGGACGATGACGGTCTCGTCGCTCATCGCCGGGACGTAGGCGCCGCCGGCGGTGCAGGACCCCATGACCGCCGCGATCTGCGGGATGCCGCACTTCGACAGGTTGGCCTGGTTGTAGAAGATGCGGCCGAAGTGCTCGCGGTCGGGGAAGACCTCGTCCTGGCGCGGCAGGAAGGCGCCGCCCGAGTCCACGAGGTAGATGCACGGCAGCCGGTTCTCGAGGGCGACCTCCTGGGCGCGGAGGTGCTTCTTCACCGTCATCGGGTAGTACGTGCCGCCCTTGACCGTGGCGTCGTTGGCGACGATGACGCACTCGCGGCCGCTGACCCGCCCGACGCCGGTGATGATCCCGGCGGCGGGGGCGTCGCCGTCGTACATCCCGTGCGCGGCCATCGGGCTCAGCTCGAGGAACGGGCTGAGGGGGTCGAGCAGCGCGTCGACGCGATCGCGCGGCAGCAGCTTGCCGCGCTCCACGTGGCGGGCGCGGGACCGCTCGCCGCCGCCCAGCGCGGTGGTCGCCAGCTGCGCCCGCAGGTCGGCGACGAGCTCGGCGTGGGCCGCGGCGTTGGCGGCGAAGCTCTCGGTCGACGGGTCCGCGCTGGTGCCCAGCTGCGGGTAGGGGGTGCTCACGCGTCTCCTCGTCGCTCGACGGCGGTGGTCGGCCGGTCAGTCACGGCGGTGCGCCCAGGTCTGCCCGCACGCGTCGCAGGCCAGCACGGTGACCTCGTCGCTCACGTCCTCGGCGATGCGGGTGCCGCCGTCGGCGCAGACGGGGCACGCCGGCAGCGGGTCGGGGAGCGGGTGGGACGGCACGACCATCACGGCCCGCGAGCCTAACCGCTCGGCCGCGCCCACCTCTCGCCGACCCGACCGCCGACGGTGTTTGTGCTCGCCGATCGGGCGCGGCACCCTTCTCCAGACCTCATGGGCCGACTCCTGACCGCTCTCGTGCTGATCGCCCTGCTGGGCGCCTGCACCTCCGACCCCGTGGCGCCGCCGCCCAGCGAGCCAGCGGAGGCCAGCCCCTCCCCAGGAGGGGCGACTCGGGTCGCGACCGCGCCACCCACGCCGTCACCGCCTCCCACGCCCCTGCCGGCCGAGCCGTTCGCGACGGTCCTCGGCGACGTGACGGTGGTGAACACCGACAACGACGCCATCTACGGACGCCCCGTGGCGCCCTACGACCCCGACGTCGCCCACGCCGTCGTGCAGGAGGCGGTGGGTCGGCTCGACCGCTTCCTCAACGCCCAGTTCGCCGATCCCGCGACGCGGCTGTCCGCCGCCGGGATCGGGGCGCTGATCGACCCGGCCCTGCTCGACGAGCCCACCCGGGCGGCGCTCGGCGAGCTGGGTCGCGACGACGTGGTCACCACGCGGACCGGCACGTCGTCGGCGACCGCTCGGCTGCTGGTCGTCGGCACCGCGGTCGATGCGGTGGAGCTGGGCTACACCGCCACGTTCGACCTGGTGCTCGACGACGTCGAGGGGCCCGTCGAGCACACCGGCGTGGTGGTCTTCACCCCCCTCCAGGGCACGCTGACCGTCGGAGGCGTGCAGCCGACGACGACGTTCGGCGGCGACCTCGGGACGGTGCTCGGCCCATGAGGGCGCGCGGGATCAGATCCGCCATCGCCGTCGGCGTGGCGCTCGCGGTGCTCGCGGTGGGCACGATGGCGGCCGCCCTCGACGGGCTGGCCCGCACCGGCCTGTGGCGCGGCGGGTACAACGCCGACGACCTCCTCGTGGTCCTGGCGATCGGCAGCGACCGGGGACCGCCGTACCGGCCGGGTGATCCCGCCGGCGGCCTGGCCGACGGCATCCACCTCTTCGTGGTGGACACCGCCACCGCCCGCATGACGGTGATCGACATCCCGCGGGACTCCGCGATCGGCGGGACCAAGGTCAACGCGCACCTCCGCGCCGGCGGGCCGGCGGGGCTCGAGTCCCAGCTCGAGGCGTGGACGGGGCTGCCGATCGACTTCTGGGTGCTCGGCACGTTCCTGTCGGTCGAGCGGATGGTGCACATCCTCGGTGGCGTCCCCGTCGACGTGCCCCAGCGCATGGCCGACCCGTTCAGCGGCACCGACCTGCAACCGGGACCGCAGGTGCTCGGGCCGGGCCAGGCGCTCGCGTTCACGCGGGACCGCAAGAGCTTGGCCGACGGCGACATCGGGCGCAGCCGCAACCAGACGCGGCTGATGCTGGCGGCCCTCGAGCACGTCCGGTCCGCGGCGGACGGCAACCTCGCCTACCTCGTCAGCGTCGTCGGCGCGCTGCGCCAGCACACCCTGTCCAACGTCCCGTCGGGGGAGGTCCTGCCGCTCGCCGTGACCGCCCTCCGCATCCAGCCCGACGCGATCGAGCAGGTGACCCTGTCCGGTCCCTTCGGGACGATCGACGGCGGGTCGGTGATCTACCCGCAACCCGGCGGCATCTTCGAACGTCTGAGAGCAGGACAGGTCGGTCCCCAGCAGTGAGGTGGGCAGCGATGGCACGACGTCGGGTGGCGGAGCGGGGACGCGGGATCCGTCTGGTGGCGGTGCTGGTCGTGGCGCTCGCCGCCGTGGCCTGCTCGGGCGACGAGGAGCCGACCGTGACGCCGACGACGGTCGAGCCCCCGTCGACGACCCCCGCGGCCGTCGAGTCGCTGACGGCGTCGCCCTCCCCCTCCCCCGCGGTGACGTCCACGGCGACGGCGACCCCGAGCGCGACACCCTCCGACGCCGCCCCGCAGCTCAGCTACTTCCTGGTGCGCGACGCGTCCAACCGGCTGTGGGTCGAGCCGATCGCCTTCGACGCGACGGGGGCGGGGGAGGCCGTGGCCCGCGCCGCGTTCACCGAGCTGCTCGCCGCCCCCGACCGCGACGGGCTGGTCAACCTGATCCCCGACGGCACCGAGCTGCTCGACATCGCCGTCGCCGACCGGGTGCTGACCGTCGACCTGTCCGCGGCGATGGCCGAGAACCCGGGGGCGGGTGCGGCGGGGGAGGTCGCCGCCCAGCAGGCGATCGCGCACACCGGCGCGCAGTTCCCCACAGTCGACGTCGTGCAGGTGCTGGTGGAGGGTGAGGCGGTCACCGACCTGTGGGGCCACGCGGACTGGAGCCAGCCGCTCGAGCCGGATCCGTTCGCGGTGTCCCCGATCGTGGTCACCCAGGCGGTGGGGGAACCCGGCCAGATCTCGCTGACCGGATCGGCCAACACGTTCGAGGCGACGATCGAGATCGAGGTCACCGATCAGGGGGGCGGCCTGGTCGCCGAGACGTTCACGACCGCGACCTGCGGGTCGGGCTGCCGGGGCGACTTCACCACCACCATCACCGACCTCGCGCCGGGCACGTACGACGTGACCCTCCGCGCGCCCGACCCCTCGGGCGGGGAGGCGCCGGACCCGCCCTTCGCGGTGACGGTCCCGGTCACCGTCCCGTCCTAGAGGCCAGGACCCGGACGGCGGCTCACCAGGACCTCAGATCTGAGCCGGAGCTCCGCCGGCGCACCCAGCCCCCAGATCTGGGTGACTCGGACCGTTCGCTTGACCTCAGACCTGAGCCCGAGCTCCGCCGGCGCAGCCATCCCTCACATCTGAGCTGACGGTCGGGGCACGACCAAGCCATCGCCGGGTGGGGTGCGCCGAGCCGGGGGCGGTCAGGACCCGAAGATCGACCCCAGCCGGTCGACGAAGCGCTCGATGACGCCGCGGGCGGCCTCCTCGTCGATCTGGGGCAGCTCGGCGGGGACCTCGAGGTCGGGGACGTCCGGCAGCTCGAACCCGCCGGACGGCCCGGCGGCCTCGCCTTCGGCCACCGCCTGCTCGCGGGCCGCGACGTCGGCCTCGCGCTGGGCGACGGCCTGCTCGCGGGCGTCGAGGTCGGCCTGGCGCTGGTCGAGGGCGGCCTGCTGGGCGTCGAGCGCCGCCTGGCGCTCCGCCGCCGCCTGGTCCGCGGCGGCCTGGTCGTTCGACTGCTGCGCCTGCAGCTGGGCGATCTGGGCGTCCCGCTCGGCGACCTGCGCCTCGAGCTCGGAGATCCGGGCGGCCTGCTCGGCGTTGACCTGCTGCGCCTCGGTGAGCGCCTGCTGGGCGGCCTGCTCGCTCAGCACGACCTGCGGGTCCTCCTCGGGGAGCAGGAGGAGGGTCAGGATCGCCCCGACGAGCAGCGCAGCGATCGACGTGAGCACGAGCGCGGTCGTCGAGAAGCTCCGCCCCTGCTCGTCCTCCACGGGGGGCCCGCCGCGGTCGACGACGGTGCGATCGCGGCCGGGGGCGCCGGCGTAGCCGTCGCTCGCGTAGTCCTCGGTGTAGCTGATCGGCTCCTCGCGGCGGGGTGGCGCCTCCGCGTACCCGCCGTCGGCCGGCAGGCGCTGGGTCCGGTCCTGCGCCGGCGCCGGGCGCCGCACCTCCGTCCGGTCGTAGGCCGGGTCCCGCGCCGGGTAGGCGCGGGTGGGCTCGTAGGGGTCCTGGTCACTCATGGTGCGCTG encodes:
- a CDS encoding LCP family protein, with amino-acid sequence MRARGIRSAIAVGVALAVLAVGTMAAALDGLARTGLWRGGYNADDLLVVLAIGSDRGPPYRPGDPAGGLADGIHLFVVDTATARMTVIDIPRDSAIGGTKVNAHLRAGGPAGLESQLEAWTGLPIDFWVLGTFLSVERMVHILGGVPVDVPQRMADPFSGTDLQPGPQVLGPGQALAFTRDRKSLADGDIGRSRNQTRLMLAALEHVRSAADGNLAYLVSVVGALRQHTLSNVPSGEVLPLAVTALRIQPDAIEQVTLSGPFGTIDGGSVIYPQPGGIFERLRAGQVGPQQ
- a CDS encoding GerMN domain-containing protein; this encodes MARRRVAERGRGIRLVAVLVVALAAVACSGDEEPTVTPTTVEPPSTTPAAVESLTASPSPSPAVTSTATATPSATPSDAAPQLSYFLVRDASNRLWVEPIAFDATGAGEAVARAAFTELLAAPDRDGLVNLIPDGTELLDIAVADRVLTVDLSAAMAENPGAGAAGEVAAQQAIAHTGAQFPTVDVVQVLVEGEAVTDLWGHADWSQPLEPDPFAVSPIVVTQAVGEPGQISLTGSANTFEATIEIEVTDQGGGLVAETFTTATCGSGCRGDFTTTITDLAPGTYDVTLRAPDPSGGEAPDPPFAVTVPVTVPS
- a CDS encoding carboxyl transferase domain-containing protein, with translation MSTPYPQLGTSADPSTESFAANAAAHAELVADLRAQLATTALGGGERSRARHVERGKLLPRDRVDALLDPLSPFLELSPMAAHGMYDGDAPAAGIITGVGRVSGRECVIVANDATVKGGTYYPMTVKKHLRAQEVALENRLPCIYLVDSGGAFLPRQDEVFPDREHFGRIFYNQANLSKCGIPQIAAVMGSCTAGGAYVPAMSDETVIVREQGTIFLGGPPLVKAATGEVVTAEELGGGDLHSRTSGVTDHLADDDGHAVQIVRRIVASLGPRAATPWAVRDPVEPAVDPAQLYGVVPPDTRTPYDVREVIARVVDDSGFAEFKALYGTTLVTGFAHIMGHPVGIVANNGILFRESALKAAHFIELCDRRRTPLVFLQNITGFMVGRDYEAGGIAKDGAKMVTAVATASVPKLTVIVGGSFGAGNYGMSGRAYSPRFLWMWPNARISVMGGEQAATVLATVRRDGIEARGESWSAEEEAAFTQPIREQYEHQGHPYYSTARLWDDGVIDPADTRMVLGLALAACANAPVDDPSYGIFRM